In the Zingiber officinale cultivar Zhangliang chromosome 5A, Zo_v1.1, whole genome shotgun sequence genome, ATAGTACCCTCCCACGGTACTGACCGGGGTTCGATTCCCCGGATGCGCAtgcaaaatgtttttttttttaacaaccagCTTTGATAGATCATAGATCCACTCCGCTCAATAATATCAATTTACATAATGAAACAGATTAATTGTGTTGAACAAGttgtttatttttctaatttaatggTGTTCAAATTAAATGCTACGCAAAGATCTCTtataaaataataattccattcaACCTACCATTTAAATCTTCTATATTATTTATCGTGAAGATAAGAGTAATACAGATCGACTCATTTAATGAAAACTAGGCAGGTTCCAAATCTAATTCTGCAATTCATAACTAATGCAACTAAATTAGACATTTTCCAACTCACCCTAACCAAACCAACAATGCCACATTTTGCTATTGCCTCTTATTTTGTTAAACTTTTCACTCGAAAATTCATTAGTGTTCATGATTTGGACGTTACATCCGTTTATTTAGCATGCGATTTAATTAATTAGCACGTTGTTAATTTATTGGATGAGTTAGGATTTTGCTTAATTAGTGTGATAAATATAAATGAAGATAATAATTGCACAGTCGATGGAACCGAGGCGGACCCAATTCGGAGTCGTCGATAGCTGTGCGTCCACGTCGACATGGCCCCGCAAAATCAATGTGATGTAGAGGCTCATCTATCGCTTGGTTTCGACATGACATAATTGATCATTAATTGTGATGAAACGAGCATCATAAGGACTCTTGAATTTTTGTTTAGTAATCCAGTTATCTAATTCATTCTTCGAATTGATTCGTCGCTCGGTagttaacattttaaaattatcttctgGAAACAATTTAATAACGCGCCCCAGTAAAAAATTAATTCGGGGATATTTGATTAATTATGAGAGAGCTTCaccattatatatttttttcttctcattttcTATATTAACTACGGCCGTTATGTATATtgtctttttctttatctttttttaCACTTGAATTGTCCTTAGAGCAGACACAGTGCGGCACACTGTTGTTATCTCGTGGCGGATAGGAAAAAGACAATTTTTTTACGTGGCTCGTAAATTAATTTCTGGagaatttatttgaaatttaagtttctaTCTCTTCTGCGCTTGCGTGCCAATTTAGCCTTTGCATTAAATGCCTCCTTTGCATTCCTGGGAAAGCAAAGCATTTCCTTAGCTTTTATAAACTGAACTGTTTCAAAAGCCATTAATGCCATTCCATCTTCCCTCTCCTTtggccgccgcctcctcctcctcctcctcctcttcggtTGCAGAGAAAAAGAATGAGGCAGCTTTACACCCGAAATGGAAGGCTCAAACGCCTGCTCTCCGCCATCCGAATAAGGAGCAACGAACCAGAGTGCCGGGAGGATGCCTCTGCCGCCACTGCCCCTGTTCCTGAGGTGCTCGACGAGAAACCGCCGGTGAAACCGAGCTGGAGGTGCTTCTGCTACAAAGAAATCCACAAGGCCACTGACGGTTTTCACAAAGGTCAGTCTTTTAGAGGACTCTGGCCGCGCTCCGATCCTCGTTGCTCCGCAAAATCTGATCTTGGTTCGTGTCTGGGGCTCCGCAGATAACCTGGTGGGCGTCGGTGGGCACGCGGAGGTGTATCGGGGCGTGATGGTGGACGGGCAGGTGATCGCCGTGAAGAGGCTGATGAGGGCTTCGTCGGACGAGCAGAGGGAGAAGGATTTCCTTACCGAGCTCGGCACCGTCGGCCACGTCCGCCACCCCAACGTCTCTGCCCTCCTCGGCTGCTGCATCGACCGCGACCTCCACTTGATCTTCGAGTTCTCTTCTCGCGGCTCTGTCTCCTCCAATCTCCACGGTAACATCGACAAAACCTAACAATTCGCTCGTACCATGACGATCGACGATGGATCAAAACTGTGGTTTCGATGTATTTGCAGACGAGAATTCACCGCCTATGGCTTGGAAACTGAGGCACGACATAGCGTTGGGAACCGCCAGGGGACTCCATTACCTGCACAAGCAATGCCAGAGGAGGATCATCCACAGGGACATCAAGACCTCCAACATCCTCCTCACTGCAAACTTCGAAGCCCAGGTAGTAATTAACCACTGTCTTCCTTGCTGCTAAACCATCGTGTTCTTGAACCCAAACCAAAGATCTCCATCTCAGATTTCAGATTTCGGCCTCGCCAAGTGGCTCCCATCCCAGTGGATTTACCGCGCCGTCGGACCAATCGAAGGCACTTTCGGGTACAAATCTGCCACTTTCAGGCGAAATACAAGGTCAAACTAGCGATTCTGTTAATGGATTTCATGCTTTGAATTAGATGCTTGGCGCCGGAGTACTTCATGCACGGCATCGTGGACGAGAAGACCGACGTCTTCTCATTTGGTGTTTTCCTGTTGGAGATCATATCGGGAAGGAAACCTGTCGATGGTTCTCACAAAAGCTTGCTCAGCTGGGTGAGTATCACCTTTCGCCATTGATCCATCCAGAGAAAGTATTAACTGCCAAGAACGTTTTTGATTAACCAGCAGCTTTGCAGGCGAGGCCTCTTCTGAATGATGATTCCGCAATTCAAATGCTGGTCGATCCGAGATTAGGAAGTGATTACGACATGGGGCAGCTTAAAAGGCTCACCTTTTCGGCCTGTCTTTGTATCAGAGCGACTGCAGCTTTGCGACCTTCAATGACTGAGGTAAAAATGCTGTTGCCAATTGTTAC is a window encoding:
- the LOC121981681 gene encoding probable receptor-like serine/threonine-protein kinase At5g57670 codes for the protein MRQLYTRNGRLKRLLSAIRIRSNEPECREDASAATAPVPEVLDEKPPVKPSWRCFCYKEIHKATDGFHKDNLVGVGGHAEVYRGVMVDGQVIAVKRLMRASSDEQREKDFLTELGTVGHVRHPNVSALLGCCIDRDLHLIFEFSSRGSVSSNLHDENSPPMAWKLRHDIALGTARGLHYLHKQCQRRIIHRDIKTSNILLTANFEAQISDFGLAKWLPSQWIYRAVGPIEGTFGCLAPEYFMHGIVDEKTDVFSFGVFLLEIISGRKPVDGSHKSLLSWARPLLNDDSAIQMLVDPRLGSDYDMGQLKRLTFSACLCIRATAALRPSMTEVMEILEGGEISQDRWNVPEEEEEEAFWVFDDLDDDDSDDGNCSTPSV